A single window of Nocardia sp. NBC_01327 DNA harbors:
- a CDS encoding amino acid permease: MAIRSGLFRTKSVEQSIRDTDDPDSKLRKDLTAKDLTVFGVAVVIGAGIFTLTARTAGTVAGPSVSLAFVFAAIACGLTALCYAEFASTVPVAGSAYTFAYATFGEIIAWIIGWDLILEFALAVSVVAKGWSQYLGEALGSHAPVITLGSIHFDWGAVLIIAVVGVLLATGTKLSSRVSAIAVAIKLAVVALVLVVGATYFKASNLTPYIPPSQPSAKADGLRQSLFAYLTGSGGTSFGWYGLLAAASLVFFAFIGFDVVATTAEETRDPQRSVPRGIFASLAIVTVLYVAVSLILTGMVPYTALADGNATLATAFALNGATWVKNIISVGALAGLSTVVMVMFLGQTRVLFAMARDGLLPRSLARTGPHGTPVRLTVMVGIVCALLAGFVDFGTLEEMVNIGTLVAFALVSIGVPILRRTRPDLPRGFRVPWVPLVPILAALSCLWLMLNLSIETWLRFVLWMALGMVVYFAYGRRHSALRRRPATEDPVVAPVP; the protein is encoded by the coding sequence GTGGCGATCAGAAGCGGTTTGTTCCGCACCAAATCAGTCGAACAGTCGATCCGGGACACCGACGACCCGGATTCCAAGCTACGCAAGGATCTGACGGCGAAGGATCTCACCGTCTTCGGTGTCGCGGTCGTCATCGGCGCGGGCATCTTCACCCTCACCGCCCGCACCGCGGGCACGGTCGCGGGGCCGTCGGTATCGCTGGCCTTCGTCTTCGCGGCGATCGCCTGCGGGCTGACGGCGCTCTGCTACGCCGAATTCGCCTCGACCGTGCCGGTGGCGGGCAGCGCGTACACCTTCGCCTACGCCACCTTCGGCGAGATCATCGCGTGGATCATCGGCTGGGATCTGATCCTGGAATTCGCCCTCGCGGTGTCCGTGGTAGCCAAGGGCTGGTCGCAGTACCTGGGCGAGGCGCTCGGTTCCCACGCGCCGGTCATCACCCTGGGTTCGATCCATTTCGACTGGGGCGCAGTACTTATCATCGCGGTCGTCGGCGTCCTGCTTGCCACCGGCACCAAACTGTCCTCCCGGGTGTCGGCGATCGCGGTGGCCATCAAGCTCGCGGTGGTCGCCCTGGTGCTGGTGGTCGGGGCCACCTACTTCAAGGCCTCGAATCTGACGCCCTACATTCCGCCGTCCCAGCCGTCGGCGAAGGCGGACGGGCTGCGGCAGTCGCTGTTCGCCTACCTCACCGGTTCCGGCGGCACCAGCTTCGGCTGGTACGGGCTGCTGGCCGCGGCGAGCCTGGTGTTCTTCGCCTTCATCGGATTCGACGTGGTCGCCACCACCGCCGAGGAGACCCGCGATCCGCAGCGCAGTGTCCCGCGCGGCATCTTCGCCTCGCTGGCCATTGTCACCGTGCTCTACGTCGCGGTATCGCTGATCCTCACCGGCATGGTGCCCTACACCGCGCTCGCCGACGGGAACGCCACGCTGGCAACGGCTTTCGCACTGAACGGCGCGACCTGGGTGAAGAACATCATCTCCGTCGGCGCGCTGGCCGGACTGTCGACCGTGGTCATGGTCATGTTCCTGGGTCAGACCCGGGTGCTGTTCGCCATGGCCCGCGACGGCCTGCTGCCCCGCAGCCTGGCTCGCACCGGTCCGCACGGCACCCCGGTGCGGCTGACCGTCATGGTGGGCATCGTCTGTGCGCTGCTGGCGGGATTCGTCGACTTCGGCACGCTGGAGGAGATGGTCAATATCGGCACACTGGTGGCCTTCGCGCTGGTGTCCATCGGCGTCCCGATCCTGCGCCGCACCCGCCCGGATCTGCCCCGCGGCTTCCGGGTGCCCTGGGTGCCGCTGGTCCCGATCCTGGCGGCGCTGTCGTGTCTGTGGCTCATGCTCAATCTGTCGATCGAGACCTGGCTGCGTTTCGTCCTCTGGATGGCACTGGGCATGGTCGTCTATTTCGCTTACGGCCGAAGGCATTCGGCGCTACGACGCCGGCCTGCGACCGAGGACCCCGTCGTCGCGCCGGTGCCGTAG
- a CDS encoding Glu/Leu/Phe/Val dehydrogenase dimerization domain-containing protein: protein MPVMHTEAGVFGRSHELSARRHEQVVFCEDEKTGLKAIIAIHSTTLGPALGGTRFYPYANESAALEDVLRLSWGMTYKAAASGVDLGGGKAVIIGDPAVAKTGALLAAYARFVETLGGRYITAGDVGTDTDDLDVIGKHTRYVTGRSIAAGGSGDSARLTALGVFHSMRAGAESVWGTASLANRTVGVEGVGKVGRELIALLLADGAEVCVTDVNDAAMQRISQEHPGVRLLSAVATAPVDVYAPCALGGTLTASSAEDIEAKLVCGAANNQLAQPEVERALNERGITWVPDFVANAGGLMQVAGELRTADPAEIEADVTRIFDRCRDIIGAAKAEGIGTGAAANRFAERRLDAIPRSI from the coding sequence GAGTTGAGCGCGCGACGCCATGAGCAGGTCGTGTTCTGCGAGGACGAGAAGACCGGGCTGAAGGCCATAATCGCGATCCATTCGACCACGCTCGGCCCTGCCCTCGGCGGCACCCGCTTCTATCCGTATGCGAACGAGTCCGCGGCGCTGGAAGACGTACTGCGACTGTCCTGGGGAATGACCTACAAGGCAGCGGCTTCCGGGGTCGATCTGGGTGGCGGCAAGGCCGTCATCATCGGCGATCCGGCCGTTGCCAAGACCGGGGCGCTGCTCGCCGCCTACGCGCGCTTCGTCGAAACCCTGGGCGGGCGATACATCACCGCCGGCGATGTCGGCACCGATACCGATGACCTCGACGTGATCGGCAAGCACACCCGCTATGTCACCGGTCGCAGCATTGCGGCAGGCGGCTCCGGTGACAGCGCCCGGCTGACCGCGCTCGGCGTCTTCCACTCCATGCGCGCGGGCGCTGAATCCGTCTGGGGCACAGCATCGCTGGCCAACCGCACGGTGGGCGTCGAGGGCGTCGGCAAGGTCGGCCGCGAACTCATCGCACTACTGCTCGCCGACGGCGCGGAGGTCTGCGTCACCGATGTGAACGACGCGGCCATGCAGAGGATTTCGCAGGAGCACCCCGGCGTGCGACTGCTCAGCGCGGTCGCCACCGCGCCCGTGGACGTGTACGCACCCTGCGCCCTCGGTGGCACACTCACCGCCTCCAGCGCCGAGGACATCGAAGCCAAACTCGTCTGCGGCGCGGCCAATAATCAACTGGCACAACCGGAAGTAGAGCGGGCGCTGAACGAACGCGGCATCACCTGGGTGCCCGACTTCGTCGCCAATGCGGGCGGGCTCATGCAGGTCGCCGGGGAGCTGCGCACCGCTGATCCGGCCGAGATCGAAGCCGATGTGACACGGATCTTCGACCGCTGCCGCGACATCATCGGCGCCGCGAAGGCCGAGGGCATCGGAACCGGTGCTGCGGCAAACAGGTTCGCCGAACGCCGCCTCGACGCCATCCCGCGGTCGATCTGA